Within the Malus sylvestris chromosome 4, drMalSylv7.2, whole genome shotgun sequence genome, the region TGTACCATTCGTAGGATGTTCTTGATTTATTAGCTGAGCATAGTACAAATGTTTGTCTTTATAGTTTCTTGAAACTGCGGTTAAGGAAGCCAACGAGGTCGTCCAAGATATTCAGCACTCTCTTGATGAGCAGAAACAGCTATTGGCTTTCTCCACTCAACAACAAGAGGAGGTAGGTAATTCATACTTGTTATAATTTGCTCTTGAAAAATGATTAGAGATTCTTAATCTTTGAGTAAAACTGTAGGGATTGCAAAGAAGCTTGATGTCAGCACAAGTAATTTCGAAGGCCACTGGTAACTTTTTTGATGACCTCCATGACCGCGCTTGTCAAGTTATGAGAAATCTTGAAGAAACCCAAATTCAACGAGTCAACCAATTGGTGAATTTTGAGAAGATGTTTAAGGTAAGCAAACCCAAAACCTACAGGTGTGTTTTGACACGATGATATATGTAAGGCTGATGAACTTTCATTGCTTTGAAACAGGAAGAAGCTTGTAGAGAGGAAAAACATGCTATGGAAAAAATTGCAGTAATTATTGGAACATTGACATCTAAGAAAGCCTTTATGGTAagtatttgatttattttgtcGCTTGAAGAAGAGTAGTTTGTAGGTATTTCGTAATTTgacatttagaaaaaaaaaaaaaaaaaattaggtatCGGAGGCATCAACCAACATCCAGGAAAAGAGTAAAGAAGACAACACCAGGCTGCAAAAGGCAATCTTTAACATGCAACAAGTGGCATCGGATGCTAGGACGGAATTGAGCGAATATTTCGGAAAGGTGGAATGTGATTTTATGAAAGACACATTCTCAGCAGTTGAATCTCAGGCAATCATGGAAAACTGCCTCCAAGAGTGGTAAGTTTATTACTTGAACCAAATCTGAAAATATAGTGCAAAAAGATTGTATCCTCTGTTTGTGTAGGAAAATATAGCGCATGGTATTCTGGTATTGCAGCACCCTATGCAACGTTGATCATGCGTACATGCTGCATGGGTTTCCCCCTATCAATTTATTACTCCCTATAACCTTTTTTTCCCTTCACATGGTATATGCAGCTCAGAGAGAGTGGGTTACTCTGGGAAACAGTGGGAAAATGCCCAGTCAGCCATAAATACTCTTAATCAGAACAGTGCTGCAAATATCGAATCTACTGTGAAGTAAGTTTCCCATCTTTGACACATCAAACTTTGTAGTCATAGTTTGTTATACCATTCCAATGCTCCATTGAAATTTCAATTCCTTGCTTTCAACAGGGAAAATATCTCTGCGAACCATTCTGCACATGAAAAGTTTGTTTCTGCATCTTCCCGTGTGGATTCAGATTTCAGTGCTTTAGCCTCCGACACATTGTCATGCGTTAATGgtaatttcaatttacttatacAACGAACTAAGTGCTTCACTCCTATACAATGCCTAACTGGTGGTTTGAAAACCTGCAGATTCGCTAATGCTGGACTATGTAAAGACAAAGGAAATAGACTCCATGACGGCTGTATGCGTTGATCAGCTTAAATCAGTACAAGAAAAGCATGGTGATGGCGTATCAACTATACGAAATCAAGCGGAAAAGTGCTTTGTAGAAGATTATTTGGTATGTTGTCACCTAGTACACGGTCAACTTCGTTGCATGCCTAATGTCATTGCTGACTGGTATGATTAAACAGGTGGATAAGCATGCTGGTGCGACCAAGAAACAAGTCATTGCTGTCCCCAGCTTGGAATCTATCGAGGAGATGAGAAGCTCCGTCGAAGTCAAAGAAGACGGTTCATCTAATAACAAATTAAAACGGAGCCAAATGGAAGGCAAGATCCCAGGTCCTAGAACTCCTTTCGCGGATGTCAACTGAATTTTGAATGAAGAATTCAAAGTACCTGCTGTATAAGGTTTCATTTCACAATATCGAAACATGCTCATCAACTGATGAGTTCCGAGTTGTTTTCTGCTGATCGAAAAAGTCCTATGCTGCCGGTGCACGCAGCtcattcggagagcgatgcatGGCTGGCAGGGTCTTGTGTTCCCATTTAATCCTTAGAAGTTACGAAAGAATTATGATTGTAATATTTTTGTAGTTTCCGTCTATGAAAACATTTAAAAGTTTCTCCAACTTCTCTAACTGATTGAAGTaataatgttgaaaaccatCTATGAAAACATCTAGTGTTTTAAGCTTCTTACATGACAAGTGTTTTAAGCTTCTTACATGACATCAAATGATTAATTTGAAACACCGTCACCTTAGCATTTATTGGCTAAGAGAAGAAATCAAACTATTCTTATTTTGTGAAAGTTTTTTTCACATTTACGGGCGAGAAagacgaaaattaaaataaaaaaatatgtggatgaatgaaaacaaaattagtCATTGGTTCTCAGCTTCGTTCGCAGTCGGCAGGCAGCCCacgcttttttattttattatcttaAAAAAACACAGATTATTAGGTGCAGTAGTAACTCATTTACcaattgttttctgccaatttgTTTGGTAAGGACCAAGGAATAATCTTCCTTGTTAAACAAGACATGGATGATTCTCTGGGTgcttttttgttaaaagtgcTTTTCTGACATCAATGCTTAGAACAATCTGAAATACTCAGAAGCTGCTTGGCAGCTTCCCTCCACGGTAGTAAATAGCCATAGCCCTCCGCTGACGACCCGCTGCATCAAGTTTAACTGGTCGAATTTATCTGCTTTCAAGCCAAAGCTGGTCAACGCTCACACGGTTACTTAAAGGTATACAATTTCACACGTGGATATAATCTAATCTTAACTGCTAAATTCATTACAAAAAAGACAACGATTACAAGTCAAACGAACAAGGGTCAAACTCGCTGATTACAAAAAACCCACCACACTAGCTGCTTCCTTAACGCGGTCCAAGGGCAGGATAGTCATTTCGAAAAAGTCAAAAGCAAACACTAGTAAACTAAATTCCTCTATAAATACGATCACAATTGGACGCTCCTCTTCATTCACTCACAACATTTTGCATTCAATTTTTAGAGACATTTGGCATTTGTACGTTTGCTTTTGCTTAGACATGAAGAGAGATATGAGAGGAGAAGAATCAGGGTTTGGATTAAAGGGTTTGGACATGGCAAAGTGTCTTATGCTACTATCATGTGGCATGGAGACCAAGTTCAAAACATGTTCAAACGATGTGTTCGAGTGCAAAACTTGCAACCGGAAGTTCACGTCGTTCCAAGCTCTCGGCGGTCACAAAGCGAGCCACAAGAGATCGAGAATATTGATGAGTCGTGATGATGAAAACTGTAAAGATGAACGTGAAAAAGGAAGCGACAAGTCCATGGTTATGAACAAGAAGGCTAAAACTCACAAGTGCTCGATATGTGGATTGGAGTTTGGCATGGGACAAGCCTTGGGCGGTCATATGAGGAGGCACAGAGCTTCTAATATGGACATGGCCGGTTTTTCTTACGCTCCTTCAGCTGTCACTTCGAAGATTCCAGTACTAACAAGGTCGAGTAGTAAGAGGGTCATGAGCTTGGAGATGGATTTGAACTTGACACCGTTGGAGAATGACTTAAAATTGTTGTTCGGGAAGATGGCACCAAAAGTTGATGCTTTTGTATCATAATTTTTTGACGTACTTGTTACATACCATGAGGGCTCACCATTgtattattttcattaattcccatttttattctttcattaattttattggATGTACAACAACGTTATATATTAATTGAATTAACACTTACTGATTTTCTTAACTtaattcttgttttgtttttccaagtcttatcttttatttttacgtACCTAAATATGATCGTTTAATCTGTATGTTAGCAATTTGTGTTTTTGGTGTGTTTGATTCGTCTAGATATTTACGAGGTCACCATTATTTTAAGtaaatattaaattatattttaaaaaacagTAGAAAGTTGACATATGAACAATTCTGTATATATGTGGGCTAAGTCCATGTTTGAACCAGAAAAAGATAGGTCAGCGGTCCATTGAAATATAAAGAAGCCTTCGTAGGAGCCTTCCGTTATGGGCTTTCCTTCCACCTTCCTCCTAAAAAGAACATCGATTGGTACTTGTCTTCTGTTTTATTACCTGAGATAATTTACACTAATTTATATTAGGGAGGGGAATG harbors:
- the LOC126620192 gene encoding zinc finger protein ZAT11-like; translation: MKRDMRGEESGFGLKGLDMAKCLMLLSCGMETKFKTCSNDVFECKTCNRKFTSFQALGGHKASHKRSRILMSRDDENCKDEREKGSDKSMVMNKKAKTHKCSICGLEFGMGQALGGHMRRHRASNMDMAGFSYAPSAVTSKIPVLTRSSSKRVMSLEMDLNLTPLENDLKLLFGKMAPKVDAFVS